The stretch of DNA TCTGTCATCCGGCAGGAAGGCTGCGATATCTGCACGTCCTGCACCTATTCGAGATGCGCCTAGGCGGCCCCGGCTAGGCCAGCCGGTGCACCTGCGCCACGAGAGCCTCGAGCGCGGCATCCTCGATTTCCAGCGCACGCAGATGCGCCCAGGTGTTTTCGAGATAATCACGACACGGCCCCATGGGCCCTTCCGCGCCGACGATCATGCGCGCCGCCGTTTCAAGATCGAGGTCGCCGGCATATTGCGGGTGCTCGGGATCGGCAACAAACACCAGCGCCCGCACTGGCCCGCCGGGCGGGCAGGCTACCGGCAACATGCGCTCGAGATAGACGCGGGTGACCTGTTCGCGCCGCCGGAGATAAGCCAGAACCTCCTCGCGCGCTTCCTGTACGACCCGGTACAGCCGGCCGTCACACCGGCCACCCGGCGCCAGGCCAAGGACCAGGCCCGGCCGCGCCGGCGTGCCCCGATAGACGATGGATTTGATGCAGAACGCCCGGTGATACCCCTCGAGCCGGGCCGGGCGCGATTCCGCGACCTCGAAACCCGGCGCCCAGAGCAGCGAGCCATAGGCGAAAATCCAGAAATC from Alphaproteobacteria bacterium encodes:
- a CDS encoding gamma-glutamylcyclotransferase gives rise to the protein MTGAALTGASGDDFWIFAYGSLLWAPGFEVAESRPARLEGYHRAFCIKSIVYRGTPARPGLVLGLAPGGRCDGRLYRVVQEAREEVLAYLRRREQVTRVYLERMLPVACPPGGPVRALVFVADPEHPQYAGDLDLETAARMIVGAEGPMGPCRDYLENTWAHLRALEIEDAALEALVAQVHRLA